A genome region from Pseudanabaena sp. Chao 1811 includes the following:
- a CDS encoding glycosyltransferase family 4 protein, translated as MILRNKIYHCSASIATAGGGVKTYINGLYRAMPDAFGTEIIANLLEYDQSHFHLLHIHEASALAQVNNQCPAVFTAHNHNVYCASGTKYLAASKTSCDRLLNGWGCTWGHFIDGCGSRRPPQVLKNWQRASTEIATLKKLGILTIANSDYVRSQLIANGLPSSQVVTLLCGIAPPESEHTPLTQAVHDQKRILFAGRIVPEKGLDWLLRALPLLDRSIYLDIAGDGWAMPQVRRLAEDLQISDRLTWHGWCQGEKLENLYRESFAVIFPSVWPEPAGLVTLEAYARFRAVIASVAGGIPEHIQDGKTGILVVPHQVEQLASAITELATNFDKAQMLGIAGNELFHNEFTLDIHAQRLQKIYADAIAQFSQSNSSS; from the coding sequence ATGATTTTACGGAATAAAATTTATCATTGTTCTGCTAGTATCGCGACTGCGGGTGGTGGTGTTAAAACCTATATCAATGGATTGTATAGGGCAATGCCAGATGCTTTTGGTACAGAGATTATTGCGAATCTATTAGAGTATGATCAAAGTCATTTTCATCTGCTGCATATCCATGAAGCTAGTGCTTTAGCTCAAGTCAATAATCAATGTCCTGCAGTGTTTACTGCCCATAACCATAATGTTTATTGTGCAAGTGGAACCAAATATTTAGCAGCTTCTAAAACTAGTTGCGATCGCCTATTAAATGGCTGGGGATGTACATGGGGGCATTTTATCGATGGTTGTGGTAGCCGTCGTCCGCCACAAGTGCTGAAAAATTGGCAACGTGCTAGTACAGAAATCGCTACGCTGAAAAAATTAGGGATTCTGACGATCGCTAATAGTGACTATGTGCGATCGCAACTAATTGCGAATGGATTACCTTCCTCACAGGTTGTAACCTTGCTCTGTGGGATTGCTCCTCCTGAAAGTGAGCATACACCGCTCACCCAAGCAGTTCATGACCAAAAACGCATCTTGTTTGCAGGGAGAATCGTCCCTGAAAAAGGTTTGGATTGGCTACTTCGCGCATTACCACTTTTAGACCGTAGTATTTACCTAGATATCGCAGGAGATGGCTGGGCAATGCCCCAAGTGCGAAGGCTAGCGGAGGATTTGCAAATCAGCGATCGCCTAACTTGGCATGGTTGGTGTCAAGGGGAAAAATTAGAAAATTTATACAGGGAGAGTTTTGCAGTCATTTTCCCGAGTGTATGGCCAGAACCTGCGGGACTGGTGACTTTAGAGGCATATGCGAGATTTCGGGCAGTGATTGCTAGTGTTGCTGGTGGTATTCCTGAGCATATTCAAGATGGAAAAACTGGTATTTTAGTAGTCCCTCATCAGGTGGAACAGTTAGCATCGGCGATTACCGAGCTGGCTACTAATTTTGACAAAGCTCAAATGCTCGGCATTGCTGGTAATGAGTTATTTCATAACGAGTTCACCTTGGATATTCATGCCCAAAGACTGCAAAAGATTTATGCTGATGCGATCGCCCAGTTTAGTCAAAGCAATAGTTCTAGTTAA
- a CDS encoding glycosyltransferase, whose product MNDKSKLKVYFYCFPPTLNGYGDYTSGYHYYQHGTVCLAEGLKALGIEFYANVNFWLPSPEEPFLFRYDPNVTPDDCDIVIINDAWWERQDQFARSLCDIPHLLRKDRPHQTILIDLSDDVPRRNFLDPRLALFDHYFKSHISKSTPVFPNAHPFPFGLSNRIIQELEHVPPFSQRQHNLLVNSRVFLNGDHSLRNYIQKYFLPKISSIIPLESKVIADARDRGAYHALQWAQASGRHNPGYYELLLSTSTCSSFGGYFISPFPQHPHTILGRACRKTITKLGWKTHRLVQWDSWRLWESWAAGCVPIHLDFDKYGFVLPVMPENWKHYFGIDLDHLDLSIETIAQNLDRLPEISAAGRAWALEHYSPVAIAKRFLATVGIK is encoded by the coding sequence ATGAATGACAAAAGCAAATTAAAAGTCTATTTCTATTGTTTCCCACCAACGCTAAATGGCTATGGAGACTATACTTCAGGGTATCATTACTATCAACATGGAACTGTATGTTTGGCAGAAGGACTAAAGGCATTAGGCATTGAATTTTATGCAAATGTCAATTTTTGGCTACCATCACCCGAAGAGCCATTTCTATTTCGTTATGATCCCAACGTAACGCCCGATGACTGCGATATTGTCATCATCAACGATGCTTGGTGGGAAAGACAGGATCAATTTGCGAGATCCCTATGTGACATTCCCCATTTACTGCGGAAAGATCGTCCCCATCAAACCATCCTCATCGATCTCTCTGATGATGTTCCTCGCCGCAACTTTCTCGATCCACGGCTAGCCCTATTTGACCATTATTTTAAATCGCATATCTCCAAATCCACTCCCGTATTCCCTAATGCTCATCCATTTCCTTTTGGCTTATCCAACAGAATTATTCAAGAATTAGAACATGTACCTCCCTTTAGTCAACGGCAGCATAATTTATTAGTTAATTCCCGTGTATTTCTCAACGGCGATCACTCGTTGCGAAACTACATTCAGAAATACTTTTTACCCAAAATCAGTTCCATTATTCCCTTAGAGTCAAAAGTAATTGCGGATGCTCGCGATCGCGGAGCCTATCACGCATTGCAATGGGCGCAGGCTAGTGGTAGACATAATCCTGGATACTATGAGCTTTTACTGTCAACTAGTACCTGTAGCAGTTTTGGTGGTTACTTTATTTCTCCATTTCCTCAGCATCCTCACACGATTTTGGGTAGAGCCTGTCGTAAAACGATTACGAAGTTAGGATGGAAAACCCATCGACTAGTCCAATGGGATAGTTGGCGTTTGTGGGAATCTTGGGCAGCTGGATGTGTTCCCATTCATTTAGATTTTGATAAATATGGTTTTGTACTGCCTGTCATGCCCGAAAATTGGAAGCATTACTTTGGTATCGATCTCGATCATCTTGATCTCTCCATTGAAACCATTGCCCAAAATCTCGATCGCTTGCCCGAAATTTCCGCCGCAGGTCGAGCATGGGCGCTAGAGCATTATTCACCTGTAGCGATCGCCAAGCGTTTCTTAGCAACTGTAGGCATCAAGTGA
- a CDS encoding helix-turn-helix domain-containing protein, which translates to MAPYSLDLREKIVANYEAGNTSIREVAKQFQVATKTVQKLLNQYRETGELNHKPLGSPIKSPLEAHQEKILEIVSEHPDWTLWQYCEEVAEQTGVSVTTGSMCRFFQRHNITLKKRPIAMKR; encoded by the coding sequence ATGGCACCTTACTCACTAGATCTCAGAGAAAAGATCGTAGCAAACTACGAAGCAGGAAATACATCGATTCGGGAAGTAGCGAAGCAATTTCAAGTCGCGACGAAAACAGTGCAAAAACTACTGAATCAATACCGAGAGACAGGAGAACTAAACCACAAACCATTAGGTAGTCCAATCAAAAGTCCCCTCGAAGCGCATCAGGAGAAAATCCTCGAAATTGTCTCAGAGCATCCAGATTGGACACTATGGCAGTACTGTGAAGAAGTAGCAGAACAAACAGGAGTATCAGTGACCACAGGCAGCATGTGCCGATTTTTCCAGAGGCATAACATCACTCTAAAAAAAAGACCTATCGCCATGAAAAGGTAA
- a CDS encoding transposase, whose translation MKAEDLICIDETGVWQGMERSVARSECGKRVFSLRPFYKGQKYTIIGAISVDGIVCLKTIQGSMKGADFLTFVQDDLVPKLRPEHRIIMDN comes from the coding sequence GTGAAAGCTGAAGATCTGATTTGTATTGATGAAACGGGAGTATGGCAGGGGATGGAACGCTCTGTGGCAAGAAGTGAATGTGGCAAAAGAGTATTCAGTCTTCGTCCCTTTTACAAAGGTCAGAAATACACAATAATTGGCGCTATTTCAGTTGATGGGATTGTTTGCCTGAAAACGATTCAGGGTTCTATGAAAGGAGCAGATTTTCTCACCTTTGTCCAAGATGACCTAGTACCTAAATTACGTCCTGAGCATAGGATCATCATGGATAACTGA
- a CDS encoding transposase, whose amino-acid sequence MESIVKHAQGLVYSLICLMPSVYQKASLNAILGLFLEAQGHPYPEHTQVKSASALSRFLNHYNWSTRGLIRATRLSILGQIAKHRPSKRVPLKILIDLTTLEKSGKFLHLSNPTPNEPDPWVRILNGKRGLHLVVLYLVYGEWRVPWSFRVWRGKGYSSPSDLACKLLGTVPKQLTQGKTVIVLADTEFSTVKFFNAVRAKSWRIVVGVRNNRKLQDGRTVKQLYPHGKRGQLILLEGLSTPLTISWFWLKRADSKRELRFVVSSHPYSGAYLVMLGRKRWAIEGFFKTIKHRFGLHCFGQSTKLGVYRWLILSLLSYLLAHWIDQWSFPPILDWKATCDLTLSVLFPSVLWLKLLRYLQISADIAARHGFEIILKPIPT is encoded by the coding sequence ATGGAAAGCATCGTTAAGCACGCCCAAGGTTTAGTGTATAGCCTAATTTGTCTGATGCCAAGTGTGTATCAAAAAGCAAGTCTGAATGCAATATTAGGGCTATTTCTGGAAGCGCAAGGGCATCCCTATCCAGAACATACACAGGTAAAATCAGCGAGTGCATTAAGCCGATTTCTCAATCACTATAACTGGTCAACAAGAGGACTAATTCGAGCAACAAGGCTGTCAATTTTGGGGCAAATCGCCAAGCATCGCCCATCGAAGAGAGTGCCATTAAAGATACTGATAGACCTGACCACCTTAGAAAAAAGCGGCAAGTTTTTACATTTGAGCAATCCCACCCCAAACGAACCAGACCCATGGGTGAGAATCCTCAACGGAAAGCGAGGACTACATCTGGTTGTACTGTATCTGGTCTATGGAGAGTGGCGCGTACCATGGAGTTTTAGAGTATGGCGCGGCAAAGGATACTCCAGTCCCTCTGACTTAGCTTGTAAGTTATTGGGGACAGTACCCAAGCAACTAACCCAAGGCAAGACTGTGATTGTCCTTGCTGATACTGAGTTTAGTACGGTGAAGTTTTTCAATGCTGTCCGCGCCAAGTCTTGGCGCATCGTTGTCGGTGTCCGCAACAATCGTAAACTTCAAGATGGACGTACCGTCAAACAACTTTATCCCCATGGCAAACGTGGACAACTAATTTTACTGGAAGGGCTAAGTACGCCTTTGACGATCTCTTGGTTCTGGCTCAAAAGAGCCGATAGTAAACGGGAGTTACGCTTTGTGGTCTCTTCTCATCCTTATTCTGGCGCTTATCTGGTGATGTTAGGTCGTAAGCGTTGGGCGATTGAGGGATTCTTCAAAACCATCAAACATCGCTTTGGTTTGCATTGTTTTGGGCAATCTACAAAACTTGGCGTTTATCGTTGGCTTATCCTCTCTCTGCTTTCTTATCTTTTGGCTCATTGGATTGATCAATGGTCGTTTCCTCCCATCTTGGACTGGAAAGCTACCTGTGATTTAACCCTTTCTGTTTTATTCCCTTCTGTCCTTTGGTTGAAACTTCTCAGGTATCTTCAAATTAGTGCCGATATTGCTGCTCGTCATGGCTTTGAAATTATTCTCAAACCCATTCCCACTTGA